Proteins from a single region of Candidatus Krumholzibacteriia bacterium:
- a CDS encoding PhnD/SsuA/transferrin family substrate-binding protein yields the protein MPKPILVGAVIYEPKVAVIWDIIKEFFAAEGCPIDCVFYSNYELQVTALLQGHIDIAWNSPLAWVDAQRRSGRRCRALAMRDTDRDRKTHIVVREDAGLRRLEDLRGKVVATGAKDSPQATLIPLQLLRRHGLAGGDVQVRRFDVLVGKHGDHIGGERDAIECLKQGEADAACVLDLNWERWTADGTADPWRHTIVATTPPFDHCNFTVAEDFPEKQAKQWTQVLFRMSYDNPAHREMMDMEGLKAWLPGRTTGYELLSEATQDQGYFADERP from the coding sequence ATGCCCAAGCCGATCCTCGTCGGAGCCGTCATCTACGAGCCCAAGGTGGCCGTTATCTGGGACATCATCAAGGAGTTCTTCGCCGCCGAAGGCTGCCCTATCGACTGCGTCTTCTACAGCAACTACGAGCTCCAGGTGACCGCTCTCCTGCAGGGGCACATCGACATCGCTTGGAACTCGCCGCTCGCCTGGGTGGACGCCCAGCGCCGCAGCGGTCGCCGCTGCCGCGCCCTCGCCATGCGCGACACCGACCGCGATCGGAAGACCCACATCGTTGTGCGTGAGGATGCCGGCCTGCGCCGTCTCGAAGATCTGCGCGGCAAGGTCGTCGCCACCGGGGCGAAGGACTCGCCGCAGGCCACCCTCATCCCGCTGCAACTCCTGCGCCGGCACGGTCTCGCCGGCGGCGATGTCCAGGTGCGCCGCTTCGATGTTCTCGTCGGCAAGCACGGCGATCACATCGGTGGCGAGCGGGACGCGATCGAGTGCCTGAAGCAGGGGGAGGCCGATGCGGCCTGCGTGCTCGACCTCAACTGGGAACGCTGGACGGCCGACGGCACCGCCGACCCCTGGCGGCATACGATCGTTGCCACGACGCCGCCCTTCGACCACTGCAACTTCACTGTCGCCGAGGACTTTCCCGAGAAGCAGGCGAAGCAGTGGACGCAGGTGCTGTTCCGCATGTCCTACGACAATCCGGCGCACCGGGAGATGATGGACATGGAGGGTCTCAAGGCCTGGCTGCCCGGCCGCACCACGGGCTACGAGCTCTTGAGCGAAGCGACGCAAGACCAGGGATACTTCGCGGACGAGAGGCCATGA
- a CDS encoding acyl-CoA dehydrogenase family protein: MPHAYGIETKATALASKAASLAREVLARHAAQVDTQARFPKEGMAALAEQGFLGLCVPSAVGGGGEGPRTFAAVVEELAGVCASTTMVYVMHVAAQQAIASSAVLKRRDEVLRAIAAGKHLTTLAFSEKGSRSQFWAPVSRLAERDGKLVTNAQKSWVTAAQHADSYVSSAQRPGAASPLESTLYFLRRDAKGVRIAGHFDGLGLRGNDSAPVVLEDVVVEQDDLITPNGEGAKTMLEVVLPWFNIGTAALANGLCRAAVVETAQHLQEAEFEHTGQKLRDLPNLRARLAEMAIRTEQARALLGYTLGELERPSATTPLYVLQTRLASLQAASDVTDLAMKTCGGAAFSRHLSIERVFRDARAGWVMAPTVDHLSDFIGKALTGLPLF, encoded by the coding sequence ATGCCCCACGCTTATGGGATCGAGACCAAGGCCACCGCACTCGCTTCCAAGGCTGCGTCGCTGGCGCGCGAGGTGCTCGCCCGCCATGCCGCCCAAGTCGATACGCAGGCGCGTTTTCCCAAGGAGGGGATGGCGGCGCTCGCCGAGCAGGGCTTCCTCGGTCTCTGCGTCCCGTCCGCAGTCGGGGGCGGCGGCGAGGGGCCCCGTACCTTCGCTGCCGTGGTCGAGGAGCTCGCCGGGGTCTGCGCCTCCACGACCATGGTCTACGTCATGCACGTGGCCGCGCAGCAGGCCATCGCCTCCTCGGCGGTGCTGAAACGCCGTGACGAGGTGCTGCGCGCCATCGCCGCCGGCAAGCACCTCACGACCCTCGCGTTCTCGGAGAAGGGATCGCGCTCCCAGTTCTGGGCGCCGGTCTCGCGCCTGGCGGAGCGGGACGGGAAGCTCGTCACCAACGCCCAGAAATCCTGGGTGACCGCGGCGCAGCATGCCGACTCCTACGTCTCCAGCGCCCAGCGGCCGGGAGCCGCTTCGCCGCTCGAGTCCACCCTCTATTTCTTGCGTCGCGATGCCAAGGGTGTCCGGATCGCCGGCCACTTCGATGGCCTCGGACTCCGGGGCAACGACTCGGCGCCGGTCGTCCTCGAAGATGTCGTGGTCGAGCAGGACGACCTCATCACCCCGAACGGCGAGGGCGCCAAGACCATGCTCGAAGTCGTGCTGCCATGGTTCAACATCGGCACCGCGGCGCTCGCCAACGGCCTCTGCCGAGCCGCCGTGGTGGAGACGGCGCAGCACCTACAGGAGGCGGAGTTCGAGCACACGGGGCAGAAGCTCCGGGACCTGCCGAACCTGCGCGCCCGGCTCGCCGAGATGGCCATACGGACCGAACAAGCGCGCGCGCTCCTCGGCTACACGCTCGGCGAGCTGGAGCGACCTTCGGCAACCACGCCGCTCTACGTCCTGCAGACGCGGCTCGCCTCGCTCCAGGCCGCGAGCGACGTGACCGATCTCGCCATGAAAACGTGCGGCGGCGCGGCGTTTTCCCGCCACCTCAGCATCGAGCGCGTCTTCCGCGATGCACGGGCTGGTTGGGTCATGGCGCCGACCGTCGATCATCTGAGCGATTTCATCGGCAAGGCGCTGACGGGCCTGCCGTTGTTCTGA
- a CDS encoding LysR substrate-binding domain-containing protein — MDIDQLRTFLAVLDHGSFSRAAEALQIGQSTVSFHVKALETAVGARVLDRYGGKVRPTATGSVLRRYALRLVSLRDETLARLREEESGEAGRLTIAASTIPGEYLLPPVLAQFLAQHPRVEVSVDISDSRVALARLVAHECDLALVGSRARDKRLVFTPFAEDEVILVARTDGAAARSRLSTRELQSVRLIVREEGSGTREAIAPLLSRHASDRVDRATPVQAGSTEAVRRCALQGIGMALLSRRAVAEDLAAGRLRVVQTPGLPVRRSFYAARLRTATPSAAMQSLLQILIPKTR, encoded by the coding sequence ATGGATATCGACCAGCTCCGCACTTTTCTCGCCGTGCTCGATCACGGAAGCTTTTCGCGCGCGGCAGAGGCGCTGCAGATCGGCCAGTCGACGGTGAGCTTCCACGTGAAGGCCCTCGAGACCGCGGTCGGCGCCAGAGTCCTCGACCGCTACGGGGGCAAGGTGCGTCCGACCGCCACGGGGAGCGTGCTGCGGCGGTACGCCCTGCGGCTCGTTTCTCTGCGCGACGAAACCTTGGCGCGCTTGCGCGAGGAGGAGAGCGGCGAAGCGGGACGGCTCACGATCGCCGCTTCGACCATCCCGGGAGAGTACCTGCTGCCGCCCGTGCTCGCCCAATTCCTCGCCCAGCACCCGCGCGTGGAAGTCTCGGTGGACATCTCGGATTCGCGCGTCGCGCTGGCGCGCCTCGTCGCGCACGAATGTGACCTGGCTCTCGTCGGCTCCCGGGCACGCGACAAGCGCCTCGTCTTCACGCCCTTCGCCGAGGACGAGGTGATCCTGGTAGCGCGGACGGACGGTGCCGCGGCCCGCTCCCGGCTCTCGACGCGAGAACTGCAGAGTGTGCGCCTCATCGTGCGCGAGGAAGGCTCGGGGACTCGGGAAGCCATCGCCCCTCTCCTCTCCCGGCACGCCTCCGATCGCGTCGACCGCGCGACCCCTGTCCAAGCGGGGAGCACGGAAGCGGTCCGACGCTGCGCGCTTCAGGGGATCGGGATGGCGCTGCTTTCACGGCGCGCGGTGGCCGAGGATCTCGCCGCCGGTCGTCTCCGGGTGGTGCAAACCCCGGGACTCCCGGTGCGCCGGAGTTTCTACGCCGCTCGCCTGCGGACGGCCACGCCGTCCGCCGCCATGCAATCCTTGCTACAAATTCTCATTCCAAAAACTCGATAG
- a CDS encoding class I SAM-dependent methyltransferase, which translates to MSQDKIQADFDRIARLVAEEPERPDRYERFLLAQVPASCQRVLEVGCGAGRLARAIAARGAAVTGIDASPEMIRLARQGSPEDASVEFVCGDFSAQPLGPGLYDCVLSAATLHHMPVAATLARMKGLLRPDGVLVLHDLRSLVGVGDWLRSGLAAVCNGDAAWWIRSRLRERRVVRAAWREHGSGERYLTMMEVRALCETTLPNARIYCHALWRYTVVWTREPVQASPVQASNGSHVTEMGRVTPWK; encoded by the coding sequence ATGTCGCAAGATAAGATTCAGGCGGACTTCGACCGGATCGCCCGTCTGGTCGCCGAGGAACCCGAACGCCCGGATCGATACGAGCGATTTCTGCTCGCCCAAGTGCCCGCCTCATGCCAGAGAGTGCTCGAGGTCGGGTGCGGCGCTGGTCGCCTCGCTCGGGCCATCGCGGCGCGGGGAGCTGCGGTGACCGGGATCGATGCCTCGCCGGAGATGATCCGTTTGGCCCGGCAGGGCTCTCCCGAGGACGCCTCGGTCGAGTTCGTCTGCGGCGACTTTTCGGCCCAACCCCTGGGACCGGGGCTCTACGACTGTGTCCTTTCTGCCGCAACGTTGCACCACATGCCCGTGGCTGCCACGCTGGCGAGAATGAAGGGCCTCCTGCGGCCAGATGGCGTGCTCGTGCTCCATGACCTTCGCTCGCTTGTCGGGGTCGGGGACTGGCTGCGATCCGGACTGGCGGCAGTGTGCAACGGGGATGCAGCCTGGTGGATACGGAGCCGGCTGCGGGAGCGGCGTGTCGTTCGAGCCGCTTGGCGCGAGCATGGGTCGGGAGAGCGCTATCTCACCATGATGGAGGTTCGTGCTCTCTGTGAGACGACGCTGCCCAACGCAAGGATCTACTGCCACGCGTTGTGGCGCTACACCGTTGTCTGGACCCGAGAACCGGTGCAAGCGTCGCCGGTGCAAGCGTCGAATGGGTCACACGTAACCGAAATGGGCAGGGTGACCCCATGGAAGTGA